The genomic DNA CCCAGCTCGCTGCTGTTTCCCGGCTTGCGGCGGTCCGATACAGGGACGCCCTCATCGCGGCACGGAACCGCCTGGTGGAGCAGATCGACGCCCTCGACCCGGAAATCATCCACGATCCGATGGCAGCCTTCGAGGCCGAAGGGGAGGAACGTGAGCTGCTGGACCTGGTCGCTCACCGGGACCTGCTCAGGTCCATCGAGGCCGCCGTGGTGATCTCCGAGGCCCAGCCGAACAGTGGGCGCAAGGACCCCGAGGCATGGAAGTGCTGGACCTCGAAGTCCCTGCAGGACGACTACATCGAGCGCTTCCAGAAGGGCATCGGCGACCCGCTCGCTGCTGCCGAGGACCCCGCGTGGAAAGTGTCCGCCCACGGGACCTCGGCGTCCGGACTGGGCACGCCCGGCGGAACGGGGGAGGTCTGGCACCCGGACAGCCGGCAGCCGGATCCTGCGGTGGCCGAGCAGGAGGAACCGGGCGAGGCACCCATGGCCTTCCTGGTCGTGCAGTCGATGCTGCTCACCGGCTTCGACGCCCCCGTCGAGCAGGTGCTCTACCTCGACCGGGCGCTGTCCGGCGCGGGGCTGCTCCAAGCCGTCGCCCGCACCAACCGCCCGTACCGGGACAAGCGTTGGGGCCAGGTCGTCGACTTCATCGGGATCGGCCCGGAACTCGCCCGCTCGCTCGGGGAGTACGACAAGGCGCACCTGCGCGAGCTGTACGGCTACGACACGTTCGTCGACCACCTCGACAAGAAGACGTTCACGGGCAATCAGCCGGTCCGGGACCGCCTGCTGCTCCAGGCCGACGCCGCTGCCGACGCCCTGCTCGCAGATCTGCGTACCCGCGTCGCCGACTTCCTGGAACGGGAGGGGATCACCTCCCTCAAGGCGGAGGAACAGCGGGAGGACCTGTTGGCGGCCCTTGAGGACCCCTTGTTGCGCGCCGATTTCGACGAGCTCGCGCGGGACTTCCTCACCGCCCTCAACGCCGTGCTGCCACGACCTGAGGCCTTGAAGTACGAGGCGTTCGCCGGGCTACTCGGCGAGGTTCAGTACCTGGCACGTCGCCGCTACCTCGACGGGCGTGACGACTTCAGCCCGCGCCGCTACGGTGCCAAGATCAGGCAGCTGATGGTACGGCATCTGAACGTGACGAACATCGAGCAGCGAGTGCCTCCCATCGAGCTCACTGCCGCGGATTTCATGGAGCGGGTCAACGCCAACAGCGACCCGCGTGCCCGGGTCTCCTACATGACCGGTTCGGTCAAGGTGCGCATCGCGGCGGAGATCGGCTCCGACCGGGCCCGCTACACCCGCTTCAGCCGACGTCTCGACGAGATCGTGCAGCAGATGCAGGACGACTTCGAGAAGGCCGCCGCCGAGCTCACCCAGCTGGTCGGCGACATGAACACGAACGAGGCCGAGGACACCGGTACCGGCAGCGGACTCGACCCGTTGACCGAGCGGCCGGTCCACGGACTGCTCGTACAGGAGTTGGAGGAAGGCGCGCTGACCCCGCCGGGTGCTGACCTGATGGCAGCCGCCCGTGCCCTCACCGTGGAGATCGCCGGACATGTGCGCTCACCGGACATCGTGCACCTGGTGGACACCAGGGACCGGGTCCGTAAGCATCTTCGTGTCAGTCTGGAGACGCACGTCTCCCTGGACTGGGAGGACACCGGCCCGCTCGCCGGGCTCCTGGTGGAGCTGGCCGTCGAGCGCCGCGACGACTTCCTTCGGTACGGGGGACGGACCGAGAGCTGAACAGCGGGTGGGGCGGGCCCGGGGAGCGCCGGGCCCGGGTGGTAGGAATGCCCGGTGAGTACTCCCGTACAGCAGGCGATCGCAGCGCTTCCCGTGCCGGGGGAGTGGGCGTGGCAGGTCGTTGTCCGGCCCCGGCGGCGCACCCTGGGTATCGAGGTGGCCGACGACGGCGGCGTGCTGTTCGCCGTGCCGCCGGATGCCGACCCGGCCGCCGTCGCCGCCGCCGTACGGTCGCGGCTGCCACGGCTCGCGCTCGAAGTGCGGCGCAGGCGGATCCGGCCGCCTGAACCGGTCAAGGAACTCGTCGGGGGCACCAGTTTCGCCTATCTGGGCCGCCGTCACCGGCTCAAGCTCGTACCGGCGGGTGAAGGGCGTCGCGTGCGGTTGTACCGGGGCTGGCTGGAGCTGCCCCGGCCAAAGACGCCGGACGAGGGTGCTCGCCTGATCGCTCAGTGGTATCAAGCCTGTGGCACCCGCTGGCTCATCGGTCGGCTGCCGTCGTACGCGTCACGGGTCGGGCTGCCTCCCCCTCCTGTCGAGGTCTGTGACCTCGGCCGACGCTGGGGGGCACTGGACCCGGACGGTTCCATCAGGGTGCACTGGGCGGTACTGCAACTGCCGACATCACTGGTGGACCTGGTCCTCGTTCATGAACTCTGCCATGCGCGGGTCGCCGGGCACGGTGCGGCGTTCCGCCGACAGGTGCGACGAGTGCTTCCCGACGCCGAGACACGCGAGAGGCAGTTCGCCGAGGCGGATCCCGAGCTGTGGCGTGGGGCGATTCGGTGACGTCGGTCAGCTGAAGCCGTCTCGAACCGGGCGAGAGAGCGCCGAAGCCTGTACAGGCTACGCCGCCCGGCAGGCGTACACGTCCTTGGCGAAGAAGGACGCCAGCACCGGGGCGATCACCTGGGGCGCCACCTCGCGCGTCTGGCCCGTCAGGGTGCGGTGGCGGGCGCGTGGCAGTGCGTCCGCGAGGCTGCGGGCCGTGTCGCGGGCCTGGAGGGGGCTGAAGCCGCCGACGACGACCATCGTGCGTGCGGTGACGGACGCCAGCCGCTCGGCCGGGAGCGCGCCGTTGCCCAGGATCGCGTCGTCGTACGCGAGGGTGTGCGCCACCGACTCCAGGCCGGGCCACATCGGTGCCCGCCGCATCCGGGCGATCATCCCGGCCGTGACACCGGTCGTGGACAGGTGCAGCTCCACGGCTCCGCCGAGATCCCCGGCGGACAGTAACCGGTGCAGCCGGTCCGTGTGGCGGGCCTTGTGCACCAGACCGGAAGGGCCCGGGGTGTACGGGGGTTCGTAGACCGCGAGCAGATCCACCGGCAGCCCCGCCGCCTGCGCCTCCAGGGCCAGGGCGCCGCCGGACAGCATGCCGAAGACGGAGACCCGCTCGCCCACCGCGCCCGCGACCGCGGCCAGGTCCTCGGTCTCCCGCCGCACCGCGTACCGGCCGCCGTCGCCACTGGCGCCCCGGCCCCGGCGGTCGTACGTGACGACGGTGAAGCGCGGTGCCAGCAGGGCCGCGAGGGGCGCCTCGGTGGCCGCCGTGCTCAGCGCCCCGCCCACCAGGACGACGGGGGGCCCGTCGCCCTGGCGGCGGTAGGCGATCGGGGTGCCGTCGGCGGAGAGAGTCTTGTCCATGTGACGGCTGACTCCGGCGGCGCCGAGAACTCATCGCCGCCGCCGGAGAATTTCCGGGGGAGTCTGCCAGGGCCCTCCGGTGCGGCTTTCCTGACGCTCCCGCCGGCCCTGTTCGCGGGCCGGCCTCCGGCCACGGGGTCGCCGGTGGCCGGGGCCCCCGTCGGCGTCCCCGGGCTGCTACCCGGTCACCCGCTCGGTCGCGTAGAAGCAGAAGTGGTCCTTGATCGCGGCGACTTCGGGCTTCGGGTCGGGGTAGGCCCAGACGAGGTCGGCGGCACCCGGCACCGACCAGTAGGCGGC from Streptomyces sp. NBC_00654 includes the following:
- a CDS encoding M48 family metallopeptidase; its protein translation is MSTPVQQAIAALPVPGEWAWQVVVRPRRRTLGIEVADDGGVLFAVPPDADPAAVAAAVRSRLPRLALEVRRRRIRPPEPVKELVGGTSFAYLGRRHRLKLVPAGEGRRVRLYRGWLELPRPKTPDEGARLIAQWYQACGTRWLIGRLPSYASRVGLPPPPVEVCDLGRRWGALDPDGSIRVHWAVLQLPTSLVDLVLVHELCHARVAGHGAAFRRQVRRVLPDAETRERQFAEADPELWRGAIR
- a CDS encoding alpha/beta fold hydrolase yields the protein MDKTLSADGTPIAYRRQGDGPPVVLVGGALSTAATEAPLAALLAPRFTVVTYDRRGRGASGDGGRYAVRRETEDLAAVAGAVGERVSVFGMLSGGALALEAQAAGLPVDLLAVYEPPYTPGPSGLVHKARHTDRLHRLLSAGDLGGAVELHLSTTGVTAGMIARMRRAPMWPGLESVAHTLAYDDAILGNGALPAERLASVTARTMVVVGGFSPLQARDTARSLADALPRARHRTLTGQTREVAPQVIAPVLASFFAKDVYACRAA